DNA from Candidatus Ishikawaella capsulata Mpkobe:
TCTCCATTATAAAATAGTAATATCAGATATATATCAACTACCAACTTATACTCTTAAACAGATTTTAGTAATTTTTAAGGCAAATATTTATCTGTGAAAAAAGCACAAACACTGTATGAGGCATTGAATTAGGACAAAATTATTTAAATTGCTAGTTTTCTAGTAGCAACTATTTAAGTTTTTATAATTGATTGTATCAATAAATTTATTATATATAAAATAAAACAAACTAAATTAAAGATAATATGATCTACTAATAATTAATTTTGTATTGACAAATATGTCATAAATACATCGTATTTTAATTATATATAAATAACGTGAGTTATAAATGAGTTGGATTGAACGTATTTTTAATAAAAGTAATATTCGTAATAACCGTAAAACAAATATTCCATCAGGTATTTGGAAGAAATGTCATAGTTGTAATCAATTGCTTTATATTCCAGAACTTAAAAGAAATTTAGAAGTTTGCCCCAAATGCGATCATCATATGCATATAAATGCTAGAAAACGTTTGCTTTGTTTATTAGATAAAGGTTCGGAAATTGAATTAGCTAGTGATTTAGAACCCAAAGACATTTTAAATTTTCAGGATTTAAAGAAATACAAAGATCGTATAGCTTTAGCTCAAAAAAAAACAGGTGAAAAAGATGCCATAATTGTAATGAAAGGACAACTGTATACTATACCAATAGTTACAGCAGCTTTTGAGTTTACTTTTATGGGAGGATCAATGGGAGTAGTAGTAGGCACACGTTTTATACTAGCTGTAGAACGAGCATTACAAGATCAATGTCCCTTCATATGTTTTTCTTCGAGCGGAGGAGCTCGAATGCAAGAAGGAATTTTATCTTTAATGCAGATGGCAAAAACCAGTGCTATTTTAGCTAAAATGCAAAATATTTCATTACCTTACATATCTGTACTTACTAATCCTACTATGGGTGGAGTTTCTGCTAGTTTTGCTATGTTAGGCGATCTGAATATTGCAGAACCCAAGGCATTAATAGGATTTGCCGGTCCCGGCATAATTGAAAAAACCATGCATGAAAAATTACCTAAAGGTTTTCAAACTAGTGAATTCCTATTAGAAAAAGGTGCTATTGATATGATTGTGCGACGTCAAGAAATGCGTTATAAAATTGCTAATTTATTAGCAAAAATGATGAAATTACCATTACCTAAGCAGACAAATGAATAATATTACGCCTAATAATACAACTTCTTTACAAAGTTGGTTATGTTATATTGAAAATCTGCATGATAAAACAATAGAATTAGGATTGGATCGGATTTATAATATTGCTAAATATTTAAATATTTTAAAACCTGCAAATTTTATTTTTACTGTTACAGGTACTAATGGAAAAGGTACTACATGTCATACATTAGAAACTCTTTTGATATCGGCTAATTATAGAGTAGGACTTTATAGTTCTCCTCATCTTTTAAAATATACAGAACGTATACGTATTCAAGGAAAAGAACTTAATGAAAAAATGCATACTGAAAGTTTTTCTATTATTGAATCGGCACGTTCAAGAACTCCATTAACTTACTTTGAATTTAGTACATTATCTGCTTTATTTTTATTTAAACAAGCACATTTAGATATAGTAATACTTGAAGTAGGTCTTGGAGGTCGTTTAGATGCAACAAATATCATTGATTCTGATATTGCAATCATCACTAATATCGGTATTGATCATACTGATTTGCTAGGTACTACGAGAGCTAGTATTGGATATGAAAAAGCAGGTATATTTCGTTATGGTAGACCTGCTATTATTGGCGAATCAGATATACCATATACTATTGAAAAAGCTGCCAGGAAAAAAAATGTGCTTTTATTACAGTATAAGCATCAATGGTCCTTTAAAAAAAATCCCTATTATTGGTGCTTCTATGATCTAAATGGTCAATTAGATTACTTACCTTTAATTAAAATACCTTTAATCAATGCTGCTACTGCTCTAGCAGCTCTAAGAGTATCTGGACTTAAATTAGATATTCAGCTTATATATTCTTGTTTACCAACAATAACATTGCCTGGTCGGTTTCAAATAATTCAAAAACAAAAAGCTCCTGTTATTATACTTGACGTAGCTCATAATCCTCATGCTAGTGAATATCTCGCTACTCGTATTTCCAATTATTTATCAAAATATACAAGATTATTCGCCATAGTTGGTATGTTAAAGGACAAAAATATTTCTGGTACATTAGCACCATTATTATCTAAAGTTGATAAATGGTATTGTATCACATTAGATGTACCACGTGGTGCTGATGTTAATCAATTAATATCTTATTTACCCCAAGGAAGTGAGAAGTGTAGTAGTATAGAAGAAGCTTGGTCTAAAGTAAATCAGAAAGCTAAATTACAAGATATAATCTTATGTTTTGGTTCTTTTCATACTGTTGCTAAAATACTAAAATTATTAAATAGATGAATCATATAACAACGAGAGATTGTGCGATTTACTTTTGATTATATTTAATACTTAGCCTAAAATAACAACTAAAAATTATTAATTTTATATATGGAGTATATATGACATATATCGATTATGCCATTATTCTCATTATATTTATTTCTAGTATTATTAGTATAATACGTGGTTTTGTTCAAGAATCACTAAATATTATTACATGGTTTTGTGCTTTTTTCTTTTCTAGCAAATGCTATGGTTACTTATCAAATTGGTTGACATTTATTCAAGATAAAATAATTCGTAGACTTCTAGCTATCGTATCTATCTTTATCGGTGTTATAATATTGGGTAATATATTAAAATATATTATTTATTTATTAAGACCAAAAATTGTACAATCCACTATTGATAGAATCTTAGGTGGAGTATTTGGAATAGTACGCGGTATAATCATGGCAACAATTCTAATTTTATTATTAGAAATATTTACTTCATTTTCAAAAAATGTTCTTTGGCAAAAATCGATATTTATTCCTTTATTTAATCATCTTATGAAATTATTTTTTTTGAATATATTAAACAGTTAATTCATAAAATAATCTATTTATGTTACAGGTATGATAGGCAAATGCCTTATAATCATTAAATATAATTGCTCTTCAAAATAACATCATTCTCTTAAGTTTAAAGATAATATTTATTACCCCATATAAGGTCATATATGAAAAAATTAATTATCGGTATATCAGGAGCAAGTGGTGTGATTTATGGTATACGTATGTTACAAATTCTTCAAAACATAAATGAAATAGAAACACATTTGGTAATTAGTGAAGCTGCATATAAAACTTTATCACTTGAAAGTGATTACAATATTGTTGATTTACAAAATTTTGCAAATGTAACATATAATGTTAATGATATTGCTGCGAGTATTTCTTCTGGCTCTTTTAAAACAGAAGGAATGGTAATTATACCTTGTTCTATGAAAACACTTTCTGGCATTGTTCATAGTTACAGTGATTCATTATTAACACGTGCGGCAGATGTAATATTAAAAGAAAAACGTAAGCTGGTTCTTTGTATTCGTGAAACACCTCTACATATTGGTCATTTACGTATGATGACTCTAGCGGCTGAGTTAGGAGCAGTCATTATGCCTATAGTACCTGCTTTTTATCATCGACCTAAAACTATTCAAGCAATAATTGATCAAACTATCAATCGCGTACATGACCAATTCAATTTCAATCTTCCAAAAGACTTATTTA
Protein-coding regions in this window:
- the accD gene encoding acetyl-CoA carboxylase, carboxyltransferase subunit beta codes for the protein MSWIERIFNKSNIRNNRKTNIPSGIWKKCHSCNQLLYIPELKRNLEVCPKCDHHMHINARKRLLCLLDKGSEIELASDLEPKDILNFQDLKKYKDRIALAQKKTGEKDAIIVMKGQLYTIPIVTAAFEFTFMGGSMGVVVGTRFILAVERALQDQCPFICFSSSGGARMQEGILSLMQMAKTSAILAKMQNISLPYISVLTNPTMGGVSASFAMLGDLNIAEPKALIGFAGPGIIEKTMHEKLPKGFQTSEFLLEKGAIDMIVRRQEMRYKIANLLAKMMKLPLPKQTNE
- the folC gene encoding bifunctional tetrahydrofolate synthase/dihydrofolate synthase, with protein sequence MNNITPNNTTSLQSWLCYIENLHDKTIELGLDRIYNIAKYLNILKPANFIFTVTGTNGKGTTCHTLETLLISANYRVGLYSSPHLLKYTERIRIQGKELNEKMHTESFSIIESARSRTPLTYFEFSTLSALFLFKQAHLDIVILEVGLGGRLDATNIIDSDIAIITNIGIDHTDLLGTTRASIGYEKAGIFRYGRPAIIGESDIPYTIEKAARKKNVLLLQYKHQWSFKKNPYYWCFYDLNGQLDYLPLIKIPLINAATALAALRVSGLKLDIQLIYSCLPTITLPGRFQIIQKQKAPVIILDVAHNPHASEYLATRISNYLSKYTRLFAIVGMLKDKNISGTLAPLLSKVDKWYCITLDVPRGADVNQLISYLPQGSEKCSSIEEAWSKVNQKAKLQDIILCFGSFHTVAKILKLLNR
- a CDS encoding CvpA family protein, which gives rise to MTYIDYAIILIIFISSIISIIRGFVQESLNIITWFCAFFFSSKCYGYLSNWLTFIQDKIIRRLLAIVSIFIGVIILGNILKYIIYLLRPKIVQSTIDRILGGVFGIVRGIIMATILILLLEIFTSFSKNVLWQKSIFIPLFNHLMKLFFLNILNS
- a CDS encoding UbiX family flavin prenyltransferase; this encodes MKKLIIGISGASGVIYGIRMLQILQNINEIETHLVISEAAYKTLSLESDYNIVDLQNFANVTYNVNDIAASISSGSFKTEGMVIIPCSMKTLSGIVHSYSDSLLTRAADVILKEKRKLVLCIRETPLHIGHLRMMTLAAELGAVIMPIVPAFYHRPKTIQAIIDQTINRVHDQFNFNLPKDLFNRWV